The Nitrospirota bacterium genome includes a window with the following:
- a CDS encoding 4Fe-4S binding protein — MQNARRRYLRRLRYAVQWGVFALVLQGGVQFYFFAGHFISGGAPVERPPLVDGFLPIGALMSLRLWVQKGVFDPVHPAALVIFLAALATSALMKKSFCGWVCPVGALSEQAYRLGGRLFGRNFRLPGYLDYSLRLVKYLLLGFFLYAVLVKTPLEGIVQFVHTPYWKVADVKMLHFFTEMTAFTGAVLGGLVALSLFYRNFWCRYLCPYGALTGLLSCLSPAKVSRNEEACSRCGLCSKTCPSHLPVDRKRRVRSPECSGCLTCVSVCPARDALDAALPRRRTVTPLLYAGLVLALFFGIVGAAKLTGHWQSTVTYRECQVLVPLADRFGHP, encoded by the coding sequence ATGCAGAACGCAAGGCGCCGGTATCTCAGGCGTTTGAGATATGCCGTTCAGTGGGGGGTCTTCGCCCTCGTCCTCCAAGGCGGGGTGCAGTTTTACTTCTTTGCCGGGCACTTCATCAGCGGCGGCGCACCGGTGGAGCGCCCTCCGCTAGTGGATGGCTTCCTGCCCATCGGCGCGCTCATGTCTCTCAGGCTGTGGGTGCAGAAGGGCGTTTTCGACCCGGTGCACCCGGCCGCCCTGGTGATTTTCCTGGCCGCCCTGGCAACCTCCGCTCTTATGAAGAAGAGTTTCTGCGGCTGGGTCTGCCCCGTGGGGGCTCTGTCGGAGCAGGCCTACCGCCTGGGCGGCAGGCTTTTCGGTCGGAATTTCCGGCTTCCCGGTTATCTGGACTATTCCCTCCGCTTGGTAAAGTACCTGCTCCTGGGGTTTTTCCTCTACGCCGTACTCGTCAAAACACCCCTTGAGGGGATTGTTCAGTTCGTCCACACCCCGTACTGGAAGGTGGCGGACGTGAAAATGCTTCATTTCTTTACCGAAATGACCGCTTTCACCGGGGCGGTTCTGGGCGGGCTCGTGGCCCTCTCCCTCTTTTACCGCAATTTCTGGTGCCGCTACCTCTGTCCCTACGGAGCGCTTACCGGCCTTTTGAGCTGTCTGAGCCCCGCGAAGGTGTCGCGAAACGAGGAGGCCTGTAGCCGGTGCGGCCTGTGTAGCAAGACCTGCCCGAGCCACCTGCCCGTGGACCGGAAAAGAAGGGTCCGCTCTCCCGAGTGCTCGGGCTGCCTGACCTGCGTAAGCGTCTGCCCCGCCAGGGACGCCCTCGATGCGGCCCTTCCCCGCCGGAGGACCGTGACGCCGCTCCTTTATGCCGGCCTCGTCCTCGCCCTCTTTTTCGGCATCGTGGGGGCGGCGAAACTGACCGGGCACTGGCAGTCCACCGTCACCTACCGGGAGTGCCAGGTCCTGGTGCCCCTGGCCGACCGCTTCGGCCATCCCTGA
- a CDS encoding YbhB/YbcL family Raf kinase inhibitor-like protein — MAELVLVSPMFGNNGFIPKKYTCQGKDVNPPLAVEKVPDGTKSLALIVDDPDAPAGTWVHWVVWDIAPETREIPEDTVPPQAKQGMNDFKKREYGGPCPPSGTHRYFFKLYALDNFPEPGGKGTKPDLLRAMREHIIAEAELVGLYRKE, encoded by the coding sequence ATGGCTGAGCTGGTCCTTGTCAGTCCCATGTTCGGCAACAACGGGTTCATTCCCAAGAAGTATACGTGTCAGGGGAAGGACGTGAACCCGCCGCTCGCGGTTGAGAAGGTCCCCGACGGCACCAAGTCCCTGGCCCTTATCGTCGACGACCCGGACGCCCCGGCAGGCACCTGGGTGCACTGGGTGGTCTGGGACATCGCCCCCGAGACACGGGAGATTCCCGAGGACACCGTCCCCCCGCAAGCCAAGCAGGGGATGAACGACTTCAAGAAGCGCGAATACGGCGGTCCGTGCCCGCCCTCCGGCACCCACCGCTATTTCTTCAAGCTCTACGCCCTGGACAATTTCCCGGAGCCCGGCGGCAAGGGGACCAAGCCCGACCTGCTGAGGGCCATGAGGGAGCACATCATCGCCGAGGCCGAGCTGGTCGGCCTTTACCGGAAGGAGTAA